The Actinomycetes bacterium DNA window ACGAATGGCGGGTCCTCGGGCGCCACGGTGTCGGGGTCGAGGCCTGCCTTGCTGCGGGCCACCTTGCGCAGGATCAGCAGGTAGCCGACTGCGGCGATGGTCGCGAACAGCCACCACTGGACCATGTAGGAGAAGTTCTGCGACGGCGACGGGAGCTCCACCTCGACCGCCACGAGTCCCAGCTGCTCGGACCCCCGGGCTGCGGGCTGGGCGGGATCGGAGGACTGGAGTACCAGCCACACGGGTTCGAGCGGGTAGTCGAGCTGCTGCCCATAGCGCTCGAGGTCGGCCCTCGCGAGGGTGTCCAGGGTGCCCTCAGCGGTGTCCTGTGGGCCGAGTCCGCCACCGGGCTGGCTGAGTTCCACCACGCCCTGCACGGTGGCTTCGCCCCCTTGCGGCTTCGCAACTCTCCATGGGGGTCCGGCATTGACGTCAGCGAGGGGTATCCATCCGCGCACAACAGCCACCGCCGTGCCGTCCTGCTGTACCAGCGGGGTGAGCAGCCAGCCACCCGGCCGCCCCTGCACCGCCCGGTTGCGGATCACGACCTCTGCGTCGGTGTCCCACTCCCCCGTCACGTTCACCCGGGCGAAGCGAGCGGACTCGTCGACTTCCTCGGGCGGCGTCTGCGGGTCCACAACATCACCCAGAGGCTGCGGCGCCGCCTCGAGGCCCGCCTCTATGCGGTCGCGGGCGTCGGTTTCGTCCTGCCACCGGCTGAACTGCCAGAAACCGAGGCGGACCATCACCAGCACGGCGATGATCACCAGCACGTGGCTGAGGATCCAGAGCGGCCGCTTGGCGAACTCGTACATGGCCAGACGGTACCGCCACCCCACCGGCCGTCCGCAGTTCTGCAAGCCGACCCCTGCCGCCAATCCCCCCTGCCGCCAATCCCTGCAGGCTGTGCAGGACCACTCAGCCTTGTTTCAGGAGTGGCTCCGCGTCGCTGCAACGCGACAGGCCTCAAGAAATCAGGATGAGTGGCTGAGCACAGGCTTGCGGGGGTCACGCTGCGCGGGGCGCGGCGGCGTTGACCGGCCCGGTGCTGGACGCGTCAGTCGTTGGCGGTGGGGAGCTCGTAGTCGGCGAAGCGCTCGCGCAGGTCCTTCTTGGAGAACTTGCCGACCGACGTCTTGGGCACCTCGTCGATGAAGACCACGTCGTCGGGCAGCCACCACTTCGCCACCCGGCCGTCGAGGAAGTCGATCACATCGTCCTTGGTGAGTTCCTCACCTTCAGCGACCACGACGCAGGCCAGCGGCCGCTCGGACCACTTCGGGTGCGCCACGCCGATCACCGCAGCCTCGGCCACCTTCGGGTGGGCCATGATCTCGTTCTCCAGTTCCACCGACGACACCCATTCGCCGCCCGACTTCACCACGTCCTTGGTGCGGTCGACGATTCGCACGAAACCCTCCGGGGTCACCACCGCCACGTCGCCGGTACGCAGCCAACCATCTGCGGTGAAGGACTGCGGAGCACGGTCGTCGTTGTAGTAGTCAGCGGTTATCCACGGCCCGGCCACCTGGATCTCGCCCTGCGACTCACCGTCCCAGGGCTGGGCCTCGCCGGTCACCTGGTCCGCTATCCGCAGTTCAACTCCGAGCACCGGCATGCCCTGCGCGGCTCGCAGCTTCACCTTCGCCTCCTCGTCGAATTCCTCCATCTCAGAGGTCAGCTTGGCGACAGAGGCGACCGGCGACGTCTCGGTCATGCCCCAGGCCTGCAGGATCGGCAGGCCGACCTGCTCGCGGTAGCCCTCCGACAGGACCGTGGGCACCGCCGAACCTCCGCACGGGATGGCCCGAAGCGACGATGTGTCCTTGCCCTGCAGCGCCGGGAGCACACCCATCCAGATGGTGGGCACCCCGGCTGCGACGGTGACCTTCTCCTCGACGATCATGTCGGCGATCGGCTCCGGGGCCATCTGTGGCCCAGGGAACACCAGCGACGCACCGGATGCCACCGCCGCGTGGGCGAGACCCCAGGCGTTGGCGTGGAACATCGGCACGACCGGCAGGATCACGTCGCGCTCGCAAGCACCGAGGCTGTCGGCGGTCATCACGCCCATCGTGTGCAGCCACGTGGACCGGTGCGTGTACACAACGCCCTTCGGGTTGCCTGTGGTGCCCGACGTGTAACACATCGAAGCGGCCCGGTTCTCGTCGTCGACGGAGAACTCGGCGGGTTCGGCAGCGGCGAGCAACTCCTCGTAGTCGAGGAACTCGAACCCGTCCGGCAGCTCGGTCGGAGCTCCATCGTCGATGAGCACGAGATGCTTGACCGTGCTGAACTCGCCGAGCAGTGGCGCGATCAGCCCGAGCAGCGATCGGTCGATGAAGATCACCTCGTCCTCGGCATGGTTGACGATGTAGGTGAGCTGGTCGGGGAACAGCCGGATGTTGAGCGTGTGCAGCACGCGGCCGCTGCAAGGCGCCGCGAAGTACAGCTCCAGGTGGTTGTCGGTGTTCCAGCAGAACGTGGCAACGCGGCCGTCAGCGGATATACCCAACTTGTCGAGCGCCCCGGCCAGCCTGCGCGTGCGGTCGGCCCACTCGCCGTAGCTGCGGCGACGGCTGTCACCTGCGGCGGTGGCGGTGACGATCTCCTTGTGCGCGAACAGCTTCTCGGCCCGCTCGAAGAAGTGCGGCAGCACCAGCGGCCTGTCCTGCATCGTGCCCAACATCGGTGTCCCCCTTGTGGCTGCACCCGCGGGGTGCGTGGATCCTGGTCGTCGCGCCCGGCGCGCCGACCCTCGGCGGATCTGATTCGCGGAGGGGCCGAAGCTCGGCGGGCGGGAACTCACCCTATGCGACCGGTCCAGAGTTCCGCGGCCCCTCCACATGGGCCAGACTGCTCCGATGGCCGACGCGGGCAAACCGGGCGAAGCTGCCGAGCTGCGCACCCCCGACGACAACGTCGAAGACCACGCGCGGACAGCCACAGGTGAGGACGACGGAGGAGAGCCGCCCCGCGAAGAGCTCCCCGCTGCGGCGCCACATCCGAAGTGGTTGCTGCCACTCATCGGTGCATCGATCATCGCCCTGGTCATCGCCAACAACGTCGGCAATGCGGTATGGGCCAGCTGGATCAACGAGCGGCCGCTGTTCCTGTTGGCACTCAACTCGTCCAACAAGTACCTGATCGGCACCACGCCCAACACGGAGTGGATTCCGGTACTGGTGGTCTCGACCCTGCGCCTGATGGCACCGGACCCGCTCTTCTACATGGTCGGCTACCTGTTCCGTGACCGGGCAGTGCACTGGGCGCGCCGGGTGTTCCCCGCTTCGGGACCGCTGTTCGACTCCCTGGAGGCCGACCAGGGCCAGTTCGCCCGGATCCTCGATGCGCTGGTGTTCATCATGCCCAACAACCCGGTCTGCCTGATCGCAGGGGTGGTGGGCATGAACGTGCGCCGGTTCGCAATCCTCGCGATCACGGGCACCATCGGGCGCATCATCTTGATGCGGGCGATCGGCACGGTGTTCTCCGAGCAGATCGAGGACATCCTCGATTGGGTGGCCGACTACCAGCGCTGGCTGCTGATCGGCTCGGTCGTGCTGGTCGTGGGCTACGTGCTGTGGCAGGTCCGCAGCCACAAGGGCCTCATCGGCGGCGTCGAGGACCTCGAAGACGAGCTCGGCGACTGACCTCTCAGAGGTCGAGAAGGGGGTCGAGACCCAGGGTGATCCCGGGGAACTCGGCGACCTTCTTCACGGCGAGCAGCACGCCGGGCATGAAGCTCGTACGGTCGATCGAATCGTGGCGGATCGACAGCGTCTGGCCGGTGGTGCCGAGTAGCACCTCCTGATGTGCCACGAGACCTCGCAGCCGCACCGAATGCACCCTGATGCCCGCAGGGCCGTCGCCACCACGGGCACCTTCGAGCAGCTCGCTGCGGGTGGGGTCCTCGGTCCAGTCCCCCGATGCGCTCGACATCCGTTCGAGGGTGAGCATCGCCGTGCCCGACGGGGCGTCCACCTTGTTGTCGTGGTGCAGCTCGATGATCTCCGCCGAGTCGAAATAGGGGGCGGCGAGCTCGGCGAAGCGCATCATCAGCACCGCTCCGATCGCGAAGTTGGGCGCGATCACGGCGTTGGAGGACGTGAACTCCGAGCGGAACCGGGCGATGTCGTCGTCGCCGAACCCGGTCGTGCCCACCACGGCGTGGATGCCGGACGAAGCGAGCACCCGCAGGGCTTCGCAGCTCGCCTCGCGATGGGTGAAGTCGACCGCCACCTGAACTCCTGCGTCCGCGAGGGCGGCCACGTCACCGCTGACCACGACATCGGACTCGACCCCCGCGACCGCGGCCAGGTCGGATCCTCCGAAGGCTGGGTCGACCGCTCCGGCCAACTCGAGGTCGGGGTCATCGATGACCGCCTGGCAGACGGTTGCACCCATGCGTCCGCCTGCTCCGATGACACCGACCCTGATGCTGCTCATGGCCGACGAGTGTAGGTCTGCGGTGCCGGCCCCACTGCGCCGCTATCGCAGCAGTCCCGCGGCGACGGATTCGAGGCCCGCCACCCGCGACCCCTTCACCAGCACGGCCGTGCCTTCTGTGAGGTCTGCGCTCTCGGCCAGACGTACCAGCGCGGCACCTGCATCCGCGACCGGTTCGGTGCGGTACATGTCCGTGCCGACCGCGAGCACTTCGATGCCGAGTTGGCCGGCCAGGTCTGCGATGCGGCCGTGCTCGGCTGCCTCGCGGTCACCGAGCTCGGCCATCACGCCCAGCACAGCGATGCGCCGGGTCGCCGGCAACGAGGCGAGCGAACGCAGTGCCGCGGCCATCGACGCGGGCCCAGCGTTGTACGCGTCGTTGAGCACTACGAGGCCACCGCGCGACCTCCCGAGCTCCATGCGCCACGGCGAGTCGATCGGCTCACCCAGCGCCTCCGCCACATCCGCCGGCGCCACACCTGACCAGAGCCCCGCGGCGGCTGCAGCGAGGGCGTTGGCGACGTTGTGCACGCCCCGCGCCCCCATCTGCACCTCGGCGCGACCCCATGGCGACTCGAGCATGAACCGCGGCCGCAGTTCCTCGTCCACCGACACATCCACCGCCCGCACGTCGCCTGCAGCGGCTCCCTCGCCGGGCGCCGCGACTGCGAAGCTCAGCACCTCGGCCGCCGTGTGGCCTGCCATGGCGATGACACGCGGATCGTCGGCGTTGAGCACTGCCAGCCCCTCCTTCGGCAGTGCCTCGACGAGCTCGCGCTTGGCCACCGCGATCGAGTCCTCGCCTCCCATCACCTCGGTGTGCACGGCGTGAACTGCGGTGACGATTCCGACCGTGGGACTCGCCATTGCGCACAACAGTGCGATGTGGCCATGACCACGGGCTCCCATCTCCACCACCACGGCCTCGGTGCCGGTCGGGGCATTCGCAAGAGTCAGAGGCACGCCCAGCTCGTTGTTGAACGAGCGCACCGAGACCGAGGTGGAGAACCGCTTCGAGAGCACGGAGCCGAGCAGGTCCTTGGTGGTGGTCTTGCCGACCGAGCCGGTCACGCCCACGACGAGGTCGCCCAGTTCCCGCCTGGCGATCCTTGCCAGGTCCGCCAAAGCCCGTGGCACGTCATCCACCACGATGCTCCACCCGTCGTCGACCTGGTGGTCGACCAGCACCACGGGGGCACCCGCAACGCGGGCATCGGCCACGAAGTCGTGGCCGTCGCGCTCGTCGGTGAGCGCGGCGAACAGCTGGCCGGGAACCAGGGCCCGGGAGTCGATGGCGAGCCCCGTCAACGAGGGTGGCCGGCCATCGCCACCGGAGGGGGCGATGAGTTGTGCGCCGAGTCGTGCGGCGAGCGCTTCGGTCTCGAAGTCCATCGAGCGGATTCTCACACGCCAGGGGCGGAGCCGGCGGTACCCGTGGGTCGGCAGGCCGGTCGGACCGCCTCGCTCACGTCATGGATCAGGCGTGACCACGTTGTTGTCGTCGTCCTTGATGGAGGAACTCGACGAGGAGCTGCTCGAGCTGCTGCTCGACGAGGAGCTGGAGCTGGACGAGGACGACGTCGAGCTCAAACTCGACGAGGTCGACGCCGTGGTTCCCGGTCGGTCAGTCGTGCCCGGCCCGGACTCGGTCGTCGTGGTGGTCTCGTCCGCGGGCGCCGGTGTCACGGGCGCGTACGCCGGCAGCAGCGGGTTGCCGCACTTGCAGCGGGTGACCGGCTGGCCCTGCGTGGAACCGGGCACCGAGCTGGTGGTGGCCGTGGCGGAGGTCGTGCTCTCCTCGCCGGGAGTCGTGGTGGTGGTCGTCGTCGTGGTGGTCGTCGTCGTGGTGGTCGTCGTCGTGGTGGTCGTCGTCGTGGTGGTCGTCGTCGTGGTGGTTGTCGTCGTGGACGAGTCCTCAGGGGGGTTCCACGCGGGCAGGGACCGCGAAGCCGGGTCGAAGTCGGTGTCCATCAGCACCGCTGTGCCCGTCTCGAGCACCGATTGCCTCGCATAGGCGCGTCCGTCACGCAGGCCGCGGTTGGTGACGCTCGTGTCGCTCGACAAGACGACCGGCTGGAGCGTGTCGATGTAGGCGTCGACTTCGTTCTCCGCGATGCCGAGCACGGCAGCCCACTCCCGGTAGGCGTCAGGACGGCTGGCGAGCTCGGCCTTGAGGGCTTCCTTGTCGCATCGACCGTCGGCCGCCGTGTCGACGGGGGCGGTGAATGCGTCCGGGCCGGGCTCAGCGGCAGGCTCGACCACGAACCCGGCCGGGGTAGCCCGGTATCCCTGGTCCTCTGCCTGTTCCCCATCGCCGGAGTCACTGCACGCCGCCGCCACGAGTGCCAGCGAGGCGAGCAGGGAACCGGCCGCGGCGAACCGCACCCGGCTTGCGTGTCGCGTCCTCGGACCCGACACCTTCGAACCTGCGGAACTGGATCCTGTCGTCGCTGGCACCTCGGGCTTCGATCGCTCGTCGACCGCGATCGCCGGTCGATCGCGTCCCATGGTCGTTGCGGTCGCAACTCTACTCCACTCGGCAGGTCTCCGGTGGGACTGGTGACAGACGCCACTGGTCCGCCGCACGCGCCCATCAGACCCGGGAGATGCGCGGCGCACCGTAGACTCTCGGCCCATGACAGCCCCCGACCCCCGGATCCGTCTCGTGATCCTCTTCGGTGGCCGCTCGGCGGAGCACGACATCAGCTGCATCTCTGCCAGTCATGTGCTGGCCGCGGTGAACCCGCACCGCTACGAAGTCGTTCCAGTGGGGATCACGCGCGAGGGCGGCTTCGTCCTCACCGAGGCAGCGCGGGAACTCGCCGCGGTCGGCAGCGAAGTCGACCCGCTCGCCCTGCTGGCTGCAGGTGGCAACGACCCCTCCCTGCCCAGCACCACTGGCGCGCCCGAGGCGGCGACGCAACCAGATCCGCTGCCCGGAGCCGGGCCCACGACCGTGGTCCTGCCGATACTCCATGGCCCCAACGGTGAGGACGGCACGGTGCAGGGTCTGCTCGAGATCGCCGGAATCCCCTACGTGGGCGCCGGGGTTCTCGCCTCGTCGCTAGCGATGGACAAGGCAATGGCCAAGGTCGTGCTGCGGGCCAACGGCATTGCCCAGGTGCCGTGGCGGGTGCTCCACCGCCACGAGAAGTTCGATGTAGGCGCCGCGGAGGGTGTATTCGCAGAGCTGGGCGACACCGTGTTCGTGAAGCCCGCCAACATGGGGTCCTCCATCGGGGTGTCAAAGGTGAGCACCACAGACGGGCCCGCTTCACTCGTGGAGGCCACCGAGGAGGCGTTCCGGTACGACGACGTGGTGGTGTTCGAGCAGCAGGCGGTCGGCCGCGAGCTCGAGATCGCGGTGCTCGGCAACGACGAGCCGGCGGCTTCGGTGGTGGGGGAGGTACTCGCCGGCGCCGACTTCTATGACTACGGCGACAAGTACTTCGACGGCAATGCCCGCACGGTGATACCCGCGGATCTC harbors:
- a CDS encoding SURF1 family protein; its protein translation is MYEFAKRPLWILSHVLVIIAVLVMVRLGFWQFSRWQDETDARDRIEAGLEAAPQPLGDVVDPQTPPEEVDESARFARVNVTGEWDTDAEVVIRNRAVQGRPGGWLLTPLVQQDGTAVAVVRGWIPLADVNAGPPWRVAKPQGGEATVQGVVELSQPGGGLGPQDTAEGTLDTLARADLERYGQQLDYPLEPVWLVLQSSDPAQPAARGSEQLGLVAVEVELPSPSQNFSYMVQWWLFATIAAVGYLLILRKVARSKAGLDPDTVAPEDPPFVGGEDGGSSSPREPQDA
- a CDS encoding long-chain fatty acid--CoA ligase is translated as MLGTMQDRPLVLPHFFERAEKLFAHKEIVTATAAGDSRRRSYGEWADRTRRLAGALDKLGISADGRVATFCWNTDNHLELYFAAPCSGRVLHTLNIRLFPDQLTYIVNHAEDEVIFIDRSLLGLIAPLLGEFSTVKHLVLIDDGAPTELPDGFEFLDYEELLAAAEPAEFSVDDENRAASMCYTSGTTGNPKGVVYTHRSTWLHTMGVMTADSLGACERDVILPVVPMFHANAWGLAHAAVASGASLVFPGPQMAPEPIADMIVEEKVTVAAGVPTIWMGVLPALQGKDTSSLRAIPCGGSAVPTVLSEGYREQVGLPILQAWGMTETSPVASVAKLTSEMEEFDEEAKVKLRAAQGMPVLGVELRIADQVTGEAQPWDGESQGEIQVAGPWITADYYNDDRAPQSFTADGWLRTGDVAVVTPEGFVRIVDRTKDVVKSGGEWVSSVELENEIMAHPKVAEAAVIGVAHPKWSERPLACVVVAEGEELTKDDVIDFLDGRVAKWWLPDDVVFIDEVPKTSVGKFSKKDLRERFADYELPTAND
- a CDS encoding 4-hydroxy-tetrahydrodipicolinate reductase, which produces MSSIRVGVIGAGGRMGATVCQAVIDDPDLELAGAVDPAFGGSDLAAVAGVESDVVVSGDVAALADAGVQVAVDFTHREASCEALRVLASSGIHAVVGTTGFGDDDIARFRSEFTSSNAVIAPNFAIGAVLMMRFAELAAPYFDSAEIIELHHDNKVDAPSGTAMLTLERMSSASGDWTEDPTRSELLEGARGGDGPAGIRVHSVRLRGLVAHQEVLLGTTGQTLSIRHDSIDRTSFMPGVLLAVKKVAEFPGITLGLDPLLDL
- a CDS encoding UDP-N-acetylmuramoyl-tripeptide--D-alanyl-D-alanine ligase; protein product: MDFETEALAARLGAQLIAPSGGDGRPPSLTGLAIDSRALVPGQLFAALTDERDGHDFVADARVAGAPVVLVDHQVDDGWSIVVDDVPRALADLARIARRELGDLVVGVTGSVGKTTTKDLLGSVLSKRFSTSVSVRSFNNELGVPLTLANAPTGTEAVVVEMGARGHGHIALLCAMASPTVGIVTAVHAVHTEVMGGEDSIAVAKRELVEALPKEGLAVLNADDPRVIAMAGHTAAEVLSFAVAAPGEGAAAGDVRAVDVSVDEELRPRFMLESPWGRAEVQMGARGVHNVANALAAAAAGLWSGVAPADVAEALGEPIDSPWRMELGRSRGGLVVLNDAYNAGPASMAAALRSLASLPATRRIAVLGVMAELGDREAAEHGRIADLAGQLGIEVLAVGTDMYRTEPVADAGAALVRLAESADLTEGTAVLVKGSRVAGLESVAAGLLR
- a CDS encoding D-alanine--D-alanine ligase — protein: MTAPDPRIRLVILFGGRSAEHDISCISASHVLAAVNPHRYEVVPVGITREGGFVLTEAARELAAVGSEVDPLALLAAGGNDPSLPSTTGAPEAATQPDPLPGAGPTTVVLPILHGPNGEDGTVQGLLEIAGIPYVGAGVLASSLAMDKAMAKVVLRANGIAQVPWRVLHRHEKFDVGAAEGVFAELGDTVFVKPANMGSSIGVSKVSTTDGPASLVEATEEAFRYDDVVVFEQQAVGRELEIAVLGNDEPAASVVGEVLAGADFYDYGDKYFDGNARTVIPADLPVEVAERARRLAVDTFEALRCHGMARVDLFCTDREELLVNEVNTIPGFTPISMYPKLWEATGLPYDQLIDELVRLAIERHARRSSRDVSPS